In Carya illinoinensis cultivar Pawnee chromosome 9, C.illinoinensisPawnee_v1, whole genome shotgun sequence, the following are encoded in one genomic region:
- the LOC122276457 gene encoding 4-alpha-glucanotransferase DPE2 isoform X3: protein MMNLGLLSGTKATKSVNVSFRLPYYTHWGQRLLVCGSEAVLGSWNVKKGLLLNPVHQGDELVWTGSVAVPSGFGCEYNYYVVDDDKNVLRWEMGRRRKLLLPEGIQGGEVVEFHDLWQTGSDDLPFRSAFKNVIFNRSWNLNVERPLGSIQNNLEGEADTLLIQFKICCPNVEEDTSVYVIGSHVKLGQWKIQDGFKLSYAGNSIWQGDCVLQKGDLPIQFKYSKYGKAGKFSLETGPNRELAVGSSDNQPRYIFLSDGMFRELPWRGAGIAIPMFSVRSESDLGVGEFLDLKLLVDWAVDSGFHLVQLLPINDTSVHGMWWDSYPYSSLSVFALHPLYLKVQALSDSIPDDIKLEIQEAKHRLDGKDVDYEATLATKLSIAKKIFAREKDLILHSKSFQKYFSENEDWLKPYAAFCFLRDFFETSDHSQWGRFSQYSKNKLEKLVTKDSLHYDVICFHYYIQFHLHLQLSAAAGYARKKGVVLKGDLPIGVDRNSVDTWVYPNLFRMNTSTGAPPDYFDKNGQNWGFPTYNWEEMSKDNYSWWRARLTQMAKYFTAYRIDHILGIFRIWELPEHAMTGLVGKFRPSIPLSQEELEREGIWDFDRLSRPYIRQELLQQKFGAYWTFIASNFLNEYQKHCYEFKEDCSTEKKIAAKLKSCAESSLLLESENKTRHDLFDLFQNIVLIRDLEDPRKFYPRFNLEDTSNFKDLDDHSKNVLKRLYNDYYFHRQESLWRQNALKTLPALLDASDMLACGEDLGLIPSCVHPVMQELALIGLRIQRMPSEPDLEFGVPSQYGYLTVCAPSCHDCSTLRAWWEEDEERRRRFFKSVVGSDMLPPSQCVPDIAHFILRQHVEAPSMWAIFPLQDLLALKEEYTTRPAAEETINDPTNPKHYWRYRVHVTLESLMKDNQLKTTIKDLVRGSGRSYPVGENEVQVNEETAATSTEKQLVPNGDEKLPVASELTGIPQKETLAVH from the exons atgatGAATTTGGGACTGCTTTCTGGGACCAAGGCAACGAAATCAGTGAATGTGAGCTTCAGATTGCCATACTATACGCACTGGGGTCAGCGCCTGCTTGTATGCGGCTCTGAGGCAGTTCTTGGTTCATGGAATGTCAAGAAGGGCCTGTTGCTGAACCCTGTTCATCAAGGTGACGAGCTTGTATGGACTGGAAGTGTTGCGGTTCCGAGTGGTTTCGGGTGCGAGTATAATTATTATGTGGTGGACGATGATAAGAATGTTCTGAGATGGGAGATGGGGAGGAGGCGAAAACTGCTCCTGCCAGAGGGGATTCAGGGTGGCGAGGTCGTGGAATTCCACGACCTTTGGCAG ACTGGTTCCGATGACCTCCCTTTCAGAAGCGCATTCAAAAACGTCATCTTTAACAGAAGTTGGAATCTGAATGTAGAGAGACCTCTAGGTTCCATTCAGAATAACCTGGAAGGGGAAG CAGATACACTTCTCATCCAATTCAAAATTTGCTGCCCAAATGTAGAAGAAGACACATCA GTTTATGTGATAGGTAGCCATGTAAAGTTGGGACAATGGAAGATTCAGGATGGGTTTAAACTTAGCTATGCTGGTAATTCAATCTGGCAAGGTGATTGTGTGCTACAAAAGGGTGATCTACCAATACA ATTTAAGTATAGTAAGTATGGAAAGGCTGGAAAATTCTCTTTAGAAACAGGTCCCAATCGGGAACTAGCAGTTGGCTCCTCGGATAATCAACCAAGATACATTTTCCTTTCAGATGGCATGTTTCGA GAATTACCTTGGCGTGGTGCTGGTATTGCAATTCCCATGTTTTCTGTTAGGTCGGAATCTGATCTTGGAGTTGGAGAGTTCCTTGACCTGAAGTTGCTTGTTGACTGGGCTGTGGATTCTGGGTTCCATTTAGTTCAGCTTTTACCAATCAACGATACATCCGTGCATGGGATGTGGTGGGATTCATATCCTTACAG CTCACTTTCTGTATTTGCATTGCATCCATTATACCTGAAAGTTCAGGCACTTTCAGATAGTATTCCAGATGATATCAAG CTAGAGATTCAGGAGGCAAAACATCGGCTGGATGGAAAG GATGTTGATTATGAGGCTACTCTGGCTACTAAACTTTCAATTGCCAAGAAAATTTTTGCCCGGGAGAAAGATTTAATACTTCACTCCAAATCCTTTCAAAAATACTTCTCTGAGAATGAG GATTGGTTAAAACCCTATGCGGCCTTCTGTTTTTTGAGGGACTTTTTTGAAACATCAGATCACAGCCAATGGGGTCGGTTTTCCCAGTATTCAAAAAATAAG CTTGAGAAACTCGTCACAAAAGACAGCTTGCACTATGACGTAATTTGCTTCCATTACTATATCCAATTCCATTTACATTTACAa TTGTCCGCTGCTGCGGGATATGCTAGAAAGAAAGGAGTGGTATTGAAGGGAGACCTCCCTATTGGCGTTGACAGAAACAGTGTGGATACCTGGGTCTATCCAAATCTATTTCGCATGAACACATCTACTGGAGCACCTCCtgattattttgataaaaatgggCAGAACTGGGGATTCCCTACTTATAACTGGGAGGAAATGTCAAAAGACAACTATTCTTGGTGGAGGGCTCGATTAACTCAG ATGGCAAAATACTTTACAGCTTACAGGATTGATCACATATTGGGTATCTTTCGAATCTGGGAGCTTCCAGAACATGCCATGACAGGTCTAGTTGGAAAGTTTCGACCTTCTATCCCTTTGAGTCAG GAAGAACTTGAAAGAGAAGGAATATGGGACTTTGATCGCTTGAGTCGTCCATATATTCGGCAGGAATTGTTACAG CAAAAATTTGGAGCATACTGGACTTTTATTGCCTCAAATTTTCTTAATGAATATCAGAAGCACTGTTATGAG TTTAAAGAGGACTGCAGCACGGAGAAAAAAATTGCTGCCAAGCTGAAGTCATGTGCAGAAAGTTCATTGCTGTTGGAGAGTGAAAACAAGACTCGGCATGATCTTTTTGATCTTTTTCAG AATATAGTTCTTATCAGAGATTTAGAGGATCCAAGGAAGTTCTATCCTCGTTTCAATCTTGAGGATACTTCAAATTTTAAGGATTTGGATGATCACAG CaaaaatgttttgaaaagatTATACAATGATTACTATTTCCATCGGCAAGAGAGTCTGTGGCGGCAAAATGCTTTGAAGACCCTGCCTGCCCTCCTTGACGCATCAGATATGTTAGCCTGCGGGGAAGATCTGGGTCTTATTCCTTCTTGTGTCCACCCT GTCATGCAAGAGTTGGCACTAATAGGTTTGCGCATTCAACGTATGCCTAGTGAACCTGATTTGGAGTTTGGTGTTCCTTCTCAATACGGCTACTTGACG GTATGTGCCCCATCCTGCCATGACTGCTCAACTCTCCGTGCTTGgtgggaagaagatgaagaaagaagACGTCGATTCTTTAAGAGTGTAGTTGGGTCTGACATGTTGCCACCCAGTCAATGCGTTCCAGATATAGCACATTTCATCTTAAGGCAACATGTGGAAGCCCCATCAATGTGGGCGATTTTCCCTCTTCAG GATCTGTTGGCACTGAAAGAAGAATACACAACACGGCCTGCAGCAGAGGAAACAATAAATGACCCCACAAATCCAAAGCACTACTGGAGATACC GTGTACATGTGACGCTGGAATCCTTGATGAAAGACAATCAACTCAAAACCACTATTAAAGACCTCGTACGAGGTAGTGGAAGGTCATATCCTGTGGGAGAAAATGAAGTTCAAGTGAATGAAGAAACTGCAGCCACGAGTACTGAGAAACAACTGGTTCCCAATGGGGACGAAAAGTTGCCCGTGGCATCAGAGTTGACTGGCATTCCACAAAAGGAGACTCTGGCAGTCCACTAA
- the LOC122276457 gene encoding 4-alpha-glucanotransferase DPE2 isoform X4, which translates to MMNLGLLSGTKATKSVNVSFRLPYYTHWGQRLLVCGSEAVLGSWNVKKGLLLNPVHQGDELVWTGSVAVPSGFGCEYNYYVVDDDKNVLRWEMGRRRKLLLPEGIQGGEVVEFHDLWQTGSDDLPFRSAFKNVIFNRSWNLNVERPLGSIQNNLEGEDTLLIQFKICCPNVEEDTSVYVIGSHVKLGQWKIQDGFKLSYAGNSIWQGDCVLQKGDLPIQFKYSKYGKAGKFSLETGPNRELAVGSSDNQPRYIFLSDGMFRELPWRGAGIAIPMFSVRSESDLGVGEFLDLKLLVDWAVDSGFHLVQLLPINDTSVHGMWWDSYPYSSLSVFALHPLYLKVQALSDSIPDDIKLEIQEAKHRLDGKDVDYEATLATKLSIAKKIFAREKDLILHSKSFQKYFSENEDWLKPYAAFCFLRDFFETSDHSQWGRFSQYSKNKLEKLVTKDSLHYDVICFHYYIQFHLHLQLSAAAGYARKKGVVLKGDLPIGVDRNSVDTWVYPNLFRMNTSTGAPPDYFDKNGQNWGFPTYNWEEMSKDNYSWWRARLTQMAKYFTAYRIDHILGIFRIWELPEHAMTGLVGKFRPSIPLSQEELEREGIWDFDRLSRPYIRQELLQQKFGAYWTFIASNFLNEYQKHCYEFKEDCSTEKKIAAKLKSCAESSLLLESENKTRHDLFDLFQNIVLIRDLEDPRKFYPRFNLEDTSNFKDLDDHSKNVLKRLYNDYYFHRQESLWRQNALKTLPALLDASDMLACGEDLGLIPSCVHPVMQELALIGLRIQRMPSEPDLEFGVPSQYGYLTVCAPSCHDCSTLRAWWEEDEERRRRFFKSVVGSDMLPPSQCVPDIAHFILRQHVEAPSMWAIFPLQDLLALKEEYTTRPAAEETINDPTNPKHYWRYRVHVTLESLMKDNQLKTTIKDLVRGSGRSYPVGENEVQVNEETAATSTEKQLVPNGDEKLPVASELTGIPQKETLAVH; encoded by the exons atgatGAATTTGGGACTGCTTTCTGGGACCAAGGCAACGAAATCAGTGAATGTGAGCTTCAGATTGCCATACTATACGCACTGGGGTCAGCGCCTGCTTGTATGCGGCTCTGAGGCAGTTCTTGGTTCATGGAATGTCAAGAAGGGCCTGTTGCTGAACCCTGTTCATCAAGGTGACGAGCTTGTATGGACTGGAAGTGTTGCGGTTCCGAGTGGTTTCGGGTGCGAGTATAATTATTATGTGGTGGACGATGATAAGAATGTTCTGAGATGGGAGATGGGGAGGAGGCGAAAACTGCTCCTGCCAGAGGGGATTCAGGGTGGCGAGGTCGTGGAATTCCACGACCTTTGGCAG ACTGGTTCCGATGACCTCCCTTTCAGAAGCGCATTCAAAAACGTCATCTTTAACAGAAGTTGGAATCTGAATGTAGAGAGACCTCTAGGTTCCATTCAGAATAACCTGGAAGGGGAAG ATACACTTCTCATCCAATTCAAAATTTGCTGCCCAAATGTAGAAGAAGACACATCA GTTTATGTGATAGGTAGCCATGTAAAGTTGGGACAATGGAAGATTCAGGATGGGTTTAAACTTAGCTATGCTGGTAATTCAATCTGGCAAGGTGATTGTGTGCTACAAAAGGGTGATCTACCAATACA ATTTAAGTATAGTAAGTATGGAAAGGCTGGAAAATTCTCTTTAGAAACAGGTCCCAATCGGGAACTAGCAGTTGGCTCCTCGGATAATCAACCAAGATACATTTTCCTTTCAGATGGCATGTTTCGA GAATTACCTTGGCGTGGTGCTGGTATTGCAATTCCCATGTTTTCTGTTAGGTCGGAATCTGATCTTGGAGTTGGAGAGTTCCTTGACCTGAAGTTGCTTGTTGACTGGGCTGTGGATTCTGGGTTCCATTTAGTTCAGCTTTTACCAATCAACGATACATCCGTGCATGGGATGTGGTGGGATTCATATCCTTACAG CTCACTTTCTGTATTTGCATTGCATCCATTATACCTGAAAGTTCAGGCACTTTCAGATAGTATTCCAGATGATATCAAG CTAGAGATTCAGGAGGCAAAACATCGGCTGGATGGAAAG GATGTTGATTATGAGGCTACTCTGGCTACTAAACTTTCAATTGCCAAGAAAATTTTTGCCCGGGAGAAAGATTTAATACTTCACTCCAAATCCTTTCAAAAATACTTCTCTGAGAATGAG GATTGGTTAAAACCCTATGCGGCCTTCTGTTTTTTGAGGGACTTTTTTGAAACATCAGATCACAGCCAATGGGGTCGGTTTTCCCAGTATTCAAAAAATAAG CTTGAGAAACTCGTCACAAAAGACAGCTTGCACTATGACGTAATTTGCTTCCATTACTATATCCAATTCCATTTACATTTACAa TTGTCCGCTGCTGCGGGATATGCTAGAAAGAAAGGAGTGGTATTGAAGGGAGACCTCCCTATTGGCGTTGACAGAAACAGTGTGGATACCTGGGTCTATCCAAATCTATTTCGCATGAACACATCTACTGGAGCACCTCCtgattattttgataaaaatgggCAGAACTGGGGATTCCCTACTTATAACTGGGAGGAAATGTCAAAAGACAACTATTCTTGGTGGAGGGCTCGATTAACTCAG ATGGCAAAATACTTTACAGCTTACAGGATTGATCACATATTGGGTATCTTTCGAATCTGGGAGCTTCCAGAACATGCCATGACAGGTCTAGTTGGAAAGTTTCGACCTTCTATCCCTTTGAGTCAG GAAGAACTTGAAAGAGAAGGAATATGGGACTTTGATCGCTTGAGTCGTCCATATATTCGGCAGGAATTGTTACAG CAAAAATTTGGAGCATACTGGACTTTTATTGCCTCAAATTTTCTTAATGAATATCAGAAGCACTGTTATGAG TTTAAAGAGGACTGCAGCACGGAGAAAAAAATTGCTGCCAAGCTGAAGTCATGTGCAGAAAGTTCATTGCTGTTGGAGAGTGAAAACAAGACTCGGCATGATCTTTTTGATCTTTTTCAG AATATAGTTCTTATCAGAGATTTAGAGGATCCAAGGAAGTTCTATCCTCGTTTCAATCTTGAGGATACTTCAAATTTTAAGGATTTGGATGATCACAG CaaaaatgttttgaaaagatTATACAATGATTACTATTTCCATCGGCAAGAGAGTCTGTGGCGGCAAAATGCTTTGAAGACCCTGCCTGCCCTCCTTGACGCATCAGATATGTTAGCCTGCGGGGAAGATCTGGGTCTTATTCCTTCTTGTGTCCACCCT GTCATGCAAGAGTTGGCACTAATAGGTTTGCGCATTCAACGTATGCCTAGTGAACCTGATTTGGAGTTTGGTGTTCCTTCTCAATACGGCTACTTGACG GTATGTGCCCCATCCTGCCATGACTGCTCAACTCTCCGTGCTTGgtgggaagaagatgaagaaagaagACGTCGATTCTTTAAGAGTGTAGTTGGGTCTGACATGTTGCCACCCAGTCAATGCGTTCCAGATATAGCACATTTCATCTTAAGGCAACATGTGGAAGCCCCATCAATGTGGGCGATTTTCCCTCTTCAG GATCTGTTGGCACTGAAAGAAGAATACACAACACGGCCTGCAGCAGAGGAAACAATAAATGACCCCACAAATCCAAAGCACTACTGGAGATACC GTGTACATGTGACGCTGGAATCCTTGATGAAAGACAATCAACTCAAAACCACTATTAAAGACCTCGTACGAGGTAGTGGAAGGTCATATCCTGTGGGAGAAAATGAAGTTCAAGTGAATGAAGAAACTGCAGCCACGAGTACTGAGAAACAACTGGTTCCCAATGGGGACGAAAAGTTGCCCGTGGCATCAGAGTTGACTGGCATTCCACAAAAGGAGACTCTGGCAGTCCACTAA
- the LOC122276457 gene encoding 4-alpha-glucanotransferase DPE2 isoform X2, with product MMNLGLLSGTKATKSVNVSFRLPYYTHWGQRLLVCGSEAVLGSWNVKKGLLLNPVHQGDELVWTGSVAVPSGFGCEYNYYVVDDDKNVLRWEMGRRRKLLLPEGIQGGEVVEFHDLWQTGSDDLPFRSAFKNVIFNRSWNLNVERPLGSIQNNLEGEDTLLIQFKICCPNVEEDTSTIEAGLVQVYVIGSHVKLGQWKIQDGFKLSYAGNSIWQGDCVLQKGDLPIQFKYSKYGKAGKFSLETGPNRELAVGSSDNQPRYIFLSDGMFRELPWRGAGIAIPMFSVRSESDLGVGEFLDLKLLVDWAVDSGFHLVQLLPINDTSVHGMWWDSYPYSSLSVFALHPLYLKVQALSDSIPDDIKLEIQEAKHRLDGKDVDYEATLATKLSIAKKIFAREKDLILHSKSFQKYFSENEDWLKPYAAFCFLRDFFETSDHSQWGRFSQYSKNKLEKLVTKDSLHYDVICFHYYIQFHLHLQLSAAAGYARKKGVVLKGDLPIGVDRNSVDTWVYPNLFRMNTSTGAPPDYFDKNGQNWGFPTYNWEEMSKDNYSWWRARLTQMAKYFTAYRIDHILGIFRIWELPEHAMTGLVGKFRPSIPLSQEELEREGIWDFDRLSRPYIRQELLQQKFGAYWTFIASNFLNEYQKHCYEFKEDCSTEKKIAAKLKSCAESSLLLESENKTRHDLFDLFQNIVLIRDLEDPRKFYPRFNLEDTSNFKDLDDHSKNVLKRLYNDYYFHRQESLWRQNALKTLPALLDASDMLACGEDLGLIPSCVHPVMQELALIGLRIQRMPSEPDLEFGVPSQYGYLTVCAPSCHDCSTLRAWWEEDEERRRRFFKSVVGSDMLPPSQCVPDIAHFILRQHVEAPSMWAIFPLQDLLALKEEYTTRPAAEETINDPTNPKHYWRYRVHVTLESLMKDNQLKTTIKDLVRGSGRSYPVGENEVQVNEETAATSTEKQLVPNGDEKLPVASELTGIPQKETLAVH from the exons atgatGAATTTGGGACTGCTTTCTGGGACCAAGGCAACGAAATCAGTGAATGTGAGCTTCAGATTGCCATACTATACGCACTGGGGTCAGCGCCTGCTTGTATGCGGCTCTGAGGCAGTTCTTGGTTCATGGAATGTCAAGAAGGGCCTGTTGCTGAACCCTGTTCATCAAGGTGACGAGCTTGTATGGACTGGAAGTGTTGCGGTTCCGAGTGGTTTCGGGTGCGAGTATAATTATTATGTGGTGGACGATGATAAGAATGTTCTGAGATGGGAGATGGGGAGGAGGCGAAAACTGCTCCTGCCAGAGGGGATTCAGGGTGGCGAGGTCGTGGAATTCCACGACCTTTGGCAG ACTGGTTCCGATGACCTCCCTTTCAGAAGCGCATTCAAAAACGTCATCTTTAACAGAAGTTGGAATCTGAATGTAGAGAGACCTCTAGGTTCCATTCAGAATAACCTGGAAGGGGAAG ATACACTTCTCATCCAATTCAAAATTTGCTGCCCAAATGTAGAAGAAGACACATCA ACAATTGAAGCCGGACTTGTGCAGGTTTATGTGATAGGTAGCCATGTAAAGTTGGGACAATGGAAGATTCAGGATGGGTTTAAACTTAGCTATGCTGGTAATTCAATCTGGCAAGGTGATTGTGTGCTACAAAAGGGTGATCTACCAATACA ATTTAAGTATAGTAAGTATGGAAAGGCTGGAAAATTCTCTTTAGAAACAGGTCCCAATCGGGAACTAGCAGTTGGCTCCTCGGATAATCAACCAAGATACATTTTCCTTTCAGATGGCATGTTTCGA GAATTACCTTGGCGTGGTGCTGGTATTGCAATTCCCATGTTTTCTGTTAGGTCGGAATCTGATCTTGGAGTTGGAGAGTTCCTTGACCTGAAGTTGCTTGTTGACTGGGCTGTGGATTCTGGGTTCCATTTAGTTCAGCTTTTACCAATCAACGATACATCCGTGCATGGGATGTGGTGGGATTCATATCCTTACAG CTCACTTTCTGTATTTGCATTGCATCCATTATACCTGAAAGTTCAGGCACTTTCAGATAGTATTCCAGATGATATCAAG CTAGAGATTCAGGAGGCAAAACATCGGCTGGATGGAAAG GATGTTGATTATGAGGCTACTCTGGCTACTAAACTTTCAATTGCCAAGAAAATTTTTGCCCGGGAGAAAGATTTAATACTTCACTCCAAATCCTTTCAAAAATACTTCTCTGAGAATGAG GATTGGTTAAAACCCTATGCGGCCTTCTGTTTTTTGAGGGACTTTTTTGAAACATCAGATCACAGCCAATGGGGTCGGTTTTCCCAGTATTCAAAAAATAAG CTTGAGAAACTCGTCACAAAAGACAGCTTGCACTATGACGTAATTTGCTTCCATTACTATATCCAATTCCATTTACATTTACAa TTGTCCGCTGCTGCGGGATATGCTAGAAAGAAAGGAGTGGTATTGAAGGGAGACCTCCCTATTGGCGTTGACAGAAACAGTGTGGATACCTGGGTCTATCCAAATCTATTTCGCATGAACACATCTACTGGAGCACCTCCtgattattttgataaaaatgggCAGAACTGGGGATTCCCTACTTATAACTGGGAGGAAATGTCAAAAGACAACTATTCTTGGTGGAGGGCTCGATTAACTCAG ATGGCAAAATACTTTACAGCTTACAGGATTGATCACATATTGGGTATCTTTCGAATCTGGGAGCTTCCAGAACATGCCATGACAGGTCTAGTTGGAAAGTTTCGACCTTCTATCCCTTTGAGTCAG GAAGAACTTGAAAGAGAAGGAATATGGGACTTTGATCGCTTGAGTCGTCCATATATTCGGCAGGAATTGTTACAG CAAAAATTTGGAGCATACTGGACTTTTATTGCCTCAAATTTTCTTAATGAATATCAGAAGCACTGTTATGAG TTTAAAGAGGACTGCAGCACGGAGAAAAAAATTGCTGCCAAGCTGAAGTCATGTGCAGAAAGTTCATTGCTGTTGGAGAGTGAAAACAAGACTCGGCATGATCTTTTTGATCTTTTTCAG AATATAGTTCTTATCAGAGATTTAGAGGATCCAAGGAAGTTCTATCCTCGTTTCAATCTTGAGGATACTTCAAATTTTAAGGATTTGGATGATCACAG CaaaaatgttttgaaaagatTATACAATGATTACTATTTCCATCGGCAAGAGAGTCTGTGGCGGCAAAATGCTTTGAAGACCCTGCCTGCCCTCCTTGACGCATCAGATATGTTAGCCTGCGGGGAAGATCTGGGTCTTATTCCTTCTTGTGTCCACCCT GTCATGCAAGAGTTGGCACTAATAGGTTTGCGCATTCAACGTATGCCTAGTGAACCTGATTTGGAGTTTGGTGTTCCTTCTCAATACGGCTACTTGACG GTATGTGCCCCATCCTGCCATGACTGCTCAACTCTCCGTGCTTGgtgggaagaagatgaagaaagaagACGTCGATTCTTTAAGAGTGTAGTTGGGTCTGACATGTTGCCACCCAGTCAATGCGTTCCAGATATAGCACATTTCATCTTAAGGCAACATGTGGAAGCCCCATCAATGTGGGCGATTTTCCCTCTTCAG GATCTGTTGGCACTGAAAGAAGAATACACAACACGGCCTGCAGCAGAGGAAACAATAAATGACCCCACAAATCCAAAGCACTACTGGAGATACC GTGTACATGTGACGCTGGAATCCTTGATGAAAGACAATCAACTCAAAACCACTATTAAAGACCTCGTACGAGGTAGTGGAAGGTCATATCCTGTGGGAGAAAATGAAGTTCAAGTGAATGAAGAAACTGCAGCCACGAGTACTGAGAAACAACTGGTTCCCAATGGGGACGAAAAGTTGCCCGTGGCATCAGAGTTGACTGGCATTCCACAAAAGGAGACTCTGGCAGTCCACTAA